The genomic segment TTCCATGACCGGGTGAGCGCCGGACGCTACGCTTATATTCATAGGGCGATCGCCTACATTCAGCATCATCTCGACCGGCATTTAACCTTGCAGCAGGTTGCCGGCTTCGTACACATCAATCCGAACCATTTCAGCGAGATGTTCAAGAAGGAGACCGGACAGAGCTTCACGGAATACGTCACGCGGGAGCGAATGCTGCGCGCGGCCAACATCTTGAAGACGACGCGCATGAAGATCAGCGAGGTCGCGGGCGAGGCCGGATACGAGGACATCAAGTACTTCAGCCAGCAATTTAAAAAAGTGATGGGCTGCACGCCGTCCGAATATCGGCAAATGTAAGCTTTTCTGACATAAACATGCCTTTTTCCCGAACAAAAAGCCGAAAACGGATTCATAAACTGAATATCGTCTACCCTAACGCCGGAACTTCTCCCCCGCGACCCGACGGTCCGGGCGCCTATACTTAATTTACATTCACGCAGGAGGGGTTCATATGAAAAAGAAACCTGTATCCTTAACCGCCCTGGCGCTCGCGGCGACCACGCTGCTCGCGGCATGCGGCAACGACACGTCCAACAATGCCGCCTCGAGCAGCGCAGCTTCGAGCGCGCCCGCTTCGGGCTCGTCCGGCGCATCGGCGAGCGCGCCGGCTTCCGGCGAGAAGGTCAAGCTGTCGATCTGGCACAATTTCTCCGGCGACGACCTGCGGGCCCAAGCCGTGCGCGCGCAGATCGACAAGTTCAAAGCCGCGCATCCGGAGGTCGAGCTGGACGCCCAGGCGATCCCGCCAGACGGCTACCGCCAACGGCTCAAGACGGTCGCGGCGGCCGGCGAGATGCCCGACGTGTTCTTCACGCAGTCCGGCACATCGATCCAGGAATTCTACGACGGCGGTCTGATCCAACCGATCACGCCGCTGCTCGACAAGTACCCCGAGTGGAAAAACAACTTCATGGAAGGCGCGCTCGATCGGCTCTCGTTCGACGGCCAGGTGTACGCGACGCCGCTGAGCGGGTCGGCCACCTCCCTGTTCTTCTATAACAAATCGCTCTTCGACAAGTACCAGGTCAAGGTGCCGACGACTTGGGACGAGCTGATGACGGCAATCAAGACGTTTAACGACAACAAGATTACGCCGATCTCGCTCGGCAACAAGGCCGCCTGGCTGGCGCAGTCCAGCATTCTCTCGTCCCTGGCCGACCGCGTGACCGGCACGGATTGGTTCCTAAAGGCGGCGAGCCAGGACGGCGCGTCGTTCACCGATCCCGAGTTCGTCCAGGCGCTGCAGCTGTTCAAGGATCTCTCCCAAGCCAAGGCGTTCCAAACTGGCGCCAACAGCCTGGACAACACGCAGATGGAGCAGTACTTCGTCGAAGGCAAGGCCGCGATGATGATCGACGGCTCCTGGGCGCTGACGAACATGGCAGCCACCGGCACGCCGGAGCAGCTCAACCAGGTCGAAGTGACCGTGCTGCCTTCCGTACCGGGCGGCAAGGGCGATCCGAACGCCATCTCCGGCGGATCCGGCGGCGGCATGGCGCTGAGCAAGACCGTTACGGGCGCCAAGCTCGACGCCGCGCTCGAGCTGATCTACGCGATCGGCGGGCCGGAAGGCATGCAGGCGATCGTCAACAGCAACTCCGTCGTCAACTATAAGGTCGAGCCCGATCAAGCCGTGGTGACGCCGCTGTTCTACAAGGCGTTCACCCTGTTCAAATCGGTCAAGCTGACGCCGGTATACGACGCCTACCTGACGTCGGCTGCCGCGGACGTCATCAACAACGGCCTGCAGGACCTGCTGCTGACCGGCAAGCCGGAGGCCGTCGCCAAGAAGCTCCAGGACGCGCAAGCGCAGGCGCTCGGCAAGTAAATCTGGCGAATGCGGATGGCGGCGTGACGGACCCGCGCTTCCCGGCGAACGCCGGGGAGACCGGGCCCGTCCCCGCCTTCTCTTTCTCCAAGCTGCACGTTTAAGCACAAGCGTCAAACGAAAGGAGGCCGGTCATGACGAATTCCGGCCGTCTCAGAGCCTTTATCGCGGTAGGGTTGCTGCCTACCCTGTTCATCTATGCGGTGTTCGTGCTGGTGCCCATCGTCTGGTCCGCCTATTACGGATTCTTCGACTGGAAAGGCATCGGCGCATCCAAGTTCATCGGATTCGACAACTACGCCGAAGCGCTCGGGGATCCGATCTTCTGGAGGGCGTTCAAGAACAACCTGATCATCGTAGCCGCCTCGATCTTCGGACAGCTGCCGATCGCGCTCGTCCTGTCGCTCATTTTGCGCAAGAGCACCTTCTTCCAACGCTTTGTCCGGTCCGCCGTGTTCATGCCCATGGTCGTGGCCAGCGTCGTGATCGGCATGATCTGGGGCTACATTTATCACCCGCAGATCGGCATCCTGAACTTCCTTCTCGAACAGTTCGGCCTCGGCTCCTGGATTCGCGACTGGCTCGGCGATCCGAGCATCAACATGTACGCCGTCAGCGCGCCGGTCATCTGGGCGAATATCGGACCGTATCTCGTGCTCTTCATCGCCGCCATTCAGAACATCTCCTCCGAAGTCGAAGACGCCGCCAAGATCGACGGCGCCGTGAAGTCCAAGTGGCTCTACATGATCGTCGTGCCGATGATCTGGGATACGATCAAGGTCGCCATCGTGCTGTGCATCTCCGGCAGCCTGAAGGCCTTCGACCTGATCTATATCATGACGGGCGGAGGCCCCGCGCAATCGACGGAGCTGCTCGCGACGTACATGTACAACAATACCTTCGAAGTTTTCCGCTACGGCTACGGCTCGGCGGTTTCCACATTGATCATCCTCATCAGCATGGTCCTCGTGCTCGGCAGCCAGCTGCTGATGAGACGCAAGCAATAATAAGCCGCGCATCCGCGCCTTAGAAAGAGAGGACAGCTATGAAGATGACAACGGACGGCAGCCTGGCGCACAAGGCCGGCCCGGCGCAAAACGCCGGACGTCCCGCTCTCTCCCGGCCTTTTAAGCCGAAATGGGCGTGGCTCTCCAATCTCGTGCTGCTGATCTACGCGCTGCTCACGCTGTACCCGCTCCTGTGGCTGTTCCTCAGCTCATTCAAGACGAACCAGGAGTTTTTCGGCAAGCCGTTCGCGCTGCCGTCGACGTGGCACTTCGACAATTACAAGCGGGCATGGGAGATCGCCGGCATCGGCCCCGCCTTCCTCAACTCGGTCATCGTCACCCTTAGCGCCATCGTGCTGACGCTGTTCCTCGGCACGCTTACGGCGTACGTCGTTTCCCGCATGAACTTCCGCTTCAAGGGGCTCGTCATGTCGCTCTTTGTTGCCGGCATGCTGATCCCGATCCACAGCACGCTCGTGCCGCTGTTCATCATGATGAACGAGTTCGGCATCCTCGACACGTACGCGTCGCTGATCCTGCCCTACGCCGCGTTCGAGCTGCCTGTCGCCATTTTCGTCGTTGGGGCGTACCTGACGTCGGTCCCGAAGGACCTCGAAGAGGCGTCGATGATCGATGGCAACGGCTATTGGGGCACCTTTTTCCGCGTCGTCGCGCCGCTGGCGGTGCCTGCCATGGCGACGATCTTCATCCTCGGGTTTCTCCGGTTCTGGAACGACTTTGCCTTCGCGCTCGTCTTCATCAATAACCAGGCGCTCAAGACGCTGCCGCTTAGCCTGTCCGTCTTCTCCGACGGCTACGGCACCGACTACAGTCTGACGACGGCAGCCATGTCGATCGCGGTCATCCCGACGATCGTCATCTATCTGATCTTTCAGGAGCAGATCATGAAGGGCATGGTGGCGGGATCGGTAAAAGGGTAGGGCGGAGACGCTGAGACTTGTGTTGCTCATACAAGGAAAACCGAAAGAGGGCTTATGGCCCTCTTTTTGCCTTTAAATCTGCCTTCCTCGGTGATCCGCCGCACCTTGCCGGTGGATCACCGAGTCCGGGGTACGCGCGCCTCCACCGTCGCTCCGGCCGTTGCAGTATGTGATAACACGCGGTAATAACGCAAAAAGCGGCCCGAAGGCCGCCTTTACAATTAAGACTCAATTGCTCGTATGCGGTTAAAGGCTGCCGCCGCCAAGTCCCGGGAGACCCAGCTGGCTCAGCTGGTCGTCCGTCAGCACTTCTTCGGCCTTCGGCTCGCCCGACAGCTTCACGTCGCCGTTGATATCGGTCAGCTCCTGGACGATCTTGATCGTGCCGCTGGTGGTCTGATCGGCCTCTGTGCCCGCGAACGCGATCTTGGCGTCGGTGTAGCTGGCATAGCCCTTTCCGTCGATACCGATGTTGGAGAGGATATCGAGCGTCTGCACGCTCTTTTTGAATTCCTCAAGGTCCTTCGAAATATCGTTGTCCTTGGACTCGGCCAGGCTTTTCTTGGCTTCGTCCAGGTCGGATTGCTCGATTTTCAGCATCTTGCGGTACTCTTCGTTCTTGGAGAGCAGGTCAATGACTTCCGGCCCGATATCGTTCGTGATCGTCTGGATGAGCGGCTCCACCTGGTCCTTCGTCACGTGTGTCTGTACGACCTTATCTATGCCGTCCGTCGTAATGCCCGCATCCTTGGCGGAGACATCCTTCAGGTAGGTGTCTTCGTCGATATGCTTGAATACGATCGCCGACACGTCGCTCACGAGCTTCTGCGTCGTGCCGATGTCGAGCGACTGGATATCTTGGCCCTCCTGCTCGGCCAGCTTCTTCAGGTCGACTTCAATATACTTGCCGACGATCTCTGCGGGCAGACCCAGCATCGGGATGTTCGGCACCTTGACCCACAGCTTTTCCTTGTTCATGACGATCGGCACAGTGATGGTCATCGCGAGATCGCCTTTAATATTGATCTGCAGGTTGATCTCGGCGAGCATCGGATCCTTGCGATAACCGCCTGTCCATGACAGCTCCGCGTTGCTCAGGAAGCCGCTGGCCATGCTTGCATACCCTTCGTCGTCCGCGGTCTCGGGCAGCTTCAGATCGGAAATCTGGAGGCTCCCTTTCATGCTATAGGAAGTGATTTGAGATGATTTCTTCAGGGCGTCTTGAAGCGTCTCCTCCGCCGACTTGGAACTGGTACATCCCGCTAGCAGGATGAGTACGAGGAGCGCTGCGATGGCGGCCAGTACTCTCTTTTGGTTAAGCAAAATAACGAAATCCCCCTTCAATTTCTGGATGATTGCTTCTAGAAATAGAAGCAGCCTCCATTTTAGTCCATTAAGGACCAAGATGGAAGCTCTTTTTGTTAAAGAGTAGATTAATCCGGATTGTAACCGGTTTCCGGTTAATGGATGTCCTTTTTGCGGAAACGACCGCCCTTGACGTCATGGATATTGCCGACGGCGAGGAAGGCGACGGGGTCGAGCTCATTGACGATCAGCTTGAGCTTCGCTTCCTCCAGACGGGAGATGACGCAGAAGATGACTTGCTTGGCATTGCCCGAATAGCCGCCTTCTCCGTTCAGATAGGTGACGCCCCGGCCGAGACGACTTACGATAGCGTCGCCGATATCGCGGTAGTTATCGCTGATGATCCAGACGGATTTGGATTCGTCGAAGCCTTCGATCGTCAGATCGATGACCTTGAACGCTATATAATAGGCGATCAGGGAGAACATGGCGTTGTCCCACCCGAATACCAGGCCTGCGCTTCCTAAGATGAATATGTTGATGAACATGACCATTTGGCCGACGGAAAAAGGACTCCGCTTGCTGAACAGGATTGCGACGATCTCCGTCCCGTCCGTCGTACCGCCGAAGCGGATAACGATACCGACGCCGACGCCGAGGAAGATTCCTCCGAAGATAGCGGCAAGCAAGGTTTGATCTGTAAAGGGTTCTACGTGGTGAAGCGCCTGAGTCGTGATCGCCAGCGTGACGACGCCGAGCAAGGTAGATAACGCGAAGGTTTTGCCGATTTGCTTGTACCCGATGATGAGAAAAGGCAGATTGAAGAGGAACAAGAAGATACCGATCGGCCAATGTGTGAGATAAGCGACCATGATGGATATGCCGGTGATGCCGCCGTCGATGATGGAATTCGGAACGAGGAATACTTCAAGCGCTGCGCCGACAAGTACGGCGCCGACGATAATGGCGATGACGCGCTTGGCAACCTCAAACAACGAAAGCCCGCTATGCTGCGCTTTCTTGATAGGCGCTTGGACCGCCGCTTGGCCTTGGGCGTGGGGAGACTTGGATTTGGATTTCTTCGAACTGGTCATAGGCACCTCCTGCTGGACAGTTTCTGATTTTATTATAACAGCTTAAAGTATGCGGAGAAAAGACACAGTATTAAAGAATTTGGGCAATTTTCAGCGAAAATAGCCGTTTTAGACGCAAATAAGCGATTCAGGCTGCCTGGAGGCAACTTAAATCGCTCAATGTTCGCAAGAGAAGCTATTACGGCCGCGCACAGGGGAATGACAAGGCTTATTCCCCCGCGCCCGGCCTTCGCAAAATCCGTCAGCCTTCCGGATTATTGTGGCTTACATGATTGCGGTTTTTGACCTTCTTGGAGCCGGATAGCGGCTTTTGGCCGCCGCGGTGTCCCGGACTGCGCTCGTCTCGATCGGGCTGGGGATTCGCTTCGGGCACCGGCTGCGATTTGGGCTTGCTCATAAGGGACGATCCCTCCGCTCGTTAGTCGTGGTGCTTCAACGTCTTGTCGTTGACCGGCTGGTCGTGATTCAACGAATCCTGATGACGACGATCGTTGTGCTGCTGGTTGAGCTGCTGCGCATGATGCGCGTTTACCTTGACCTCGGCAAGATCCTCCACGACGTTGCTCAGGTTTTTATCCGCCATTCCGTTGTCATTGGCCACTTCGTTCACCCCTAGGCATGCGTGTATGGCTGCAGGGTCTGCGCGCATTCGTGCAGATGCCTGCGGTAGTCGACGATCAGCTCTTGCAGCACGTCGCTGCGCTCGTCCACGGCTTGACCGTCGCGTTCGACGTCGGAGAGACCGATCTCGATCTCCCGGCTGTCCACGTATCTCACGGAGAAGTCGAATTCGAGGTTCTGCCGGCCGGCGCTGCGGATCTGGACGATCAGTCCGTCGGGATTCGCTTCGTCGGCGCGCACTGCGGCCTGATCGCCGCCGTGCAGATGCTGCTGAAGCTCGCTCTGCCAGTGCTGCACGAGCTCGGATTGCGATATCGTGAGTTTATCTTCGGTTGACATGGCTATTGCACCTCCGCTCTGTTAGATTGGCCTTGGACGGCGCAGTTCATGCAGAAAAGGGAAGGCGGATATGTCTGGAGATCGGGTGAAAGTAAAAGTGTTGTGCAAGGAAAAGTGTCTAGGGGATCGCCCTGCCAGTTTTCTTTTTTGCGGATTTCCGAAACTTGATTGGCGCGAACGCCAAGCCATGGCTCATCCACCAACCATTCCGATGGGGCGTACGATTGCCGCCCTTATCGTTCCTTCGCCGGAACGCCTGCAAATTTACATCTATTTTTGGTGTTCTCGACCCTCCTGGACAGGATAGGTGCAAATGTGCAGTTATTTACCTCCATCAGTCTCAATTCCAGCGTGCGCTTTGAATTTGCCTGCATATTCTCCTAGGCCCCCTAATCGAATTGGAGTCCCCCCCTACAATGATTTAAACTAGGGATAAGGGAGATGAGCGGGATGGGAAAAAGGTTAAAGGAAGAAACACGGCTTAGAATTGTTAAGGAAGCATTGGCTGGGGTTAAGGTGGGGGTGCTTGCTCGCATGTACGACATTCACCCCGAAACCATTCGTTTGTGGATACGCGAGCATCGTGACTTTATTCCACCGGAGGACATTCCCTCGGCAGACGAGCATTTGCAAGAAATCCAGCGGTTGCAGGAAGTCGAGCAGCGGTATGACAGAGCGGTTAAAGCGCTTGGTGAAAAAGAACTCGAAATTGAAATTCTGCGTGAACTGCTAAAAAAAACAACCCCCGTTTATCCGAAAAATTCGAAGTAGCAGAACCATTTATTAAACGGGGGGAGCCTGTAGCACGGGTTCTGCGCATTCTCGAGTTGAATGAGTCCACCTATTATGAGCGGCGTAAGCGTGCCGCTCAGCCTGACGCAGAACGCGTCGAGCCGGTCCGCAGGGGACGCCCTGTGCCCGGATACGCCTACAACGAATCGGGCGAGAAAGTCTGCGACGAGCAAATCCAGGAATGGCTGTTGCTACTGCTGGAGGGCGAAGAGCACGTCTATGGCTATAAGCTGTTAGCGCGCTGTATTCGCAAGCAGTACGGGGTGAAGCTGAACAAGAAAAAGGCTTATCGCATGTGCAAGGCACTCGGCATTCTTCAAAAAAAGCGGCAACGCCTACAGACGCATCCTCGGCGATTGCCGAGAAATCACACCATCACCGCATCGAATCAACTTTGGCAAATGGATATCAAATATGGCTATGCCTTGGGTCAGGAGCGTTTCTTTTTCGTACTCAGCATCATCGACGTGTTCGACCGCGTCGTCGTAGGGCAATACCGCGGCCCTGTTTGCGAGGCCAAGCACGCGGTGCAGACCCTGGGGATCGCGCTGCAGCAGCGCCTTCAGCCGGGTGAAGCACTGCCTATCATCCGCACGGACAACGGCCCCCAGTTCGTCAGCAAGCTGTTTCAAGACATGTGCGAGTGCTGGGACATGGTCCATGAACGGATTCCGCCGCGGACACCGAATATGAATGCCTACATCGAGTCTTTCCACAGCATCCTTGAGCGTTGTTTGTTTAGCAATCGTACATTCATGACGCTGGAGGAAGCTTATGAAGCGTTCGACCAATTCATGGATTTTTATAACAACCGTAAGATGCACGGCAGCCTAAAAAACATGGCTCCAACAGCGTTCGCAGCGTGGGTTAAGACATTGGACGATGCTTCAGCCTTTTACAGATCGGTGTAATCGCTTGAAATAACGAGCTGCGCTATGAAATTGGAATCATTGTAGGGTATGACTCCAGTTTTAGGGGGCCTAGCCGTATTTGCATGTATTTCATTAAATAGCGTTGATCGACAGAAAATAAATGTACAAATGCAGTTGTTTCGACCCACAAAGTTTCGAAAAGCGGTGAGAGTGGGATTCGCTCCGTCGCTGCCGTGCTCGCACCTGTCGTTGCGACCACGACCTTGAGCGACTATCACGCCGGGGCCTACGAACATGCCTTAGGGCATGTTCGCTTAACGGCCCGTTCGAATCCCACTCGCCATACGCAAAAAACGATTCCCTTGCGGGAATCGGCGTGTTTTTTGAATATGGCGGAGAGAGTGGGATTCGCTCCGTCGCTGCCGTGCACGCACCTGTCGGTGCGACCACGACCTTGAGCGACTATCACGCCAGGGCCTACGAACATGCCTTAGGGCATGTTCGCTTAACGGCCCGTTCGAATCCCACCCGCCATACGCAAAAAACGATTCCCTCTCAGGAATCGGCTTGTTTTTTGCGTATGGCGGAGAGAGTGGGATTCGCTCCGTAGCAGCCGTGCACGCACCTGTCGGTGCGGCCACGGGCTTGAGCGACTATCACGCCGGGGCCTACGAACATGCCTTAGGGCATGTTCGCTTAACGGCCCGTTCGAATCCCACTCGCCATACGCAAAAAACGATTCCCTCTCAGGAATCGGCTTGTTTTTTGCTTATGGCGGAGAGAGTGGGATTCGCTCCGTCGCTGCCGTGCACACACCTGTCGGTGCGGCCACGGCTTGAGCGACTATCACGCCAGGGCCTACGAACATGCCTTAGGGCATGTTCGCTTAACGGCCCGTTCGAATCCCACCGCCATACGCAAAAAACGATTCCTTCTCAGGAATCGGCTTGTTTTTTGCGTATGGCGGAGAGAGTGGGATTCGAACCCACGTGGGCTTGCACCCTAACGGTTTTCAAGACCGCCCCGTTATGACCGCTTCGGTATCTCTCCAAGGATAGAGCGCATTGGACTCCTCGCGTGAGGTCGGCCAACCCGCTCCGTAATCATATCATACGCCGGAGAGCTCGATCAACCCCTGCGAGGCGCGATGACTTCGAGACCGCCCATGTACGGGCGCAGTACGTCGGGCACGACGACCGTGCCGTCCGCCTGCTGGTAGTTCTCGAGGATCGCGGCAACCGTGCGGCCGAGCGCGAGCCCGGAGCCATTCAGCGTATGGACGTACTCCGGCTTCGCGCCGGTCTCCCGGCGGAAGCGTATGCCCGCCCGCCGCGCCTGGAAATCCTCGAAGTTCGTGCAGGACGAAATCTCGCGGTAGGTCGCCATGCTGGGCAGCCACACCTCGAGGTCGTACGTCTTGGCGGAGGCAAAGCCCATATCGCCCGTGCAAAGCGCGAGCACGCGATAAGGCAAGCCCAGCAAAGACAGGACGCGCTCGGCTTCGCCCGTCAGCGATTCGAGCGCCTCATACGACGTCTCCGGGTCGACGAGCTGGACGAGCTCGACCTTGTTGAACTGGTGCTGGCGGATGAGGCCGCGGGTATCGCGTCCGGCAGCGCCCGCTTCGGAGCGGAAGCATGCGCTGAACGCCACAAGCTTGCGAGGCAGTTGATCCTTGGCCAAAATCTCTTCGCGATGCAGATTCGTGACCGGCACTTCGGCGGTCGGAATCAGGTAATACTCCGTATCCGCAAGTTTAAAGAGGTCCTCTTCAAACTTGGGCAGCTGTCCCGTACCGATAAGGCTGTCGCGATTGACGATGTAGGGCGGCAGGATCTCTTCGTAGCCGTGCTGATCCGCATGCAGGTCCATCATCAGGTTAATCAGCGCGCGCTCTAGGCGGGCGCCCAGGCCCTTGTAGAACACGAAACGCGAACCCGTCACCTTTGCCGCCGCCTCAAAGTCGAGAATGCCGAGTCCCTCGGCAATTTCCCAGTGCGCCTTCGGCTCGAAGCCGAGGCTCGTCGGCTCGCCGACGCGGCGAACCTCGACGTTGTCCGCTTCGCTCGCGCCGACCGGCACGCTCTCGTTCGGAATGTTCGGGACGGCGAGTATCAGCGCATCGGACTCGGACTCGAGACCGCGGAGCTCCTCGTCGATCTGCTTGATCCGGTCGCCGACTTCCTTCATCTCGGCAATCAGTCCGTCGGCGTCTCCGCCGCTCTTCTTAAGCTTTGCGACTTCTTGGGAGACGACGTTGCGTCGGTTTTTCAGGTTATCGCTCTCGGTCTGCAGCTCGCGGCGTCTCGCGTCGATTGCCGGAAACGCGGCGATCAGCTCTTCCGAAGCGCCCCGCTTCTTCAGCGCGTCCGCTACTTTGCCGTAGTCGGCGCGCAGCAACTTGATATCGATCATCGGTAGGTGATCCTCCTGGCCCTGCGAAGGGTAATGTATGTCGGTGCAGGCTCGTGTCCGTGCCTATACTTGTACGCTTAAGCTTGGCCGGCTGCCTCTCGCGCCATTTCGATGAACAGGCCGTGCAGGCGGTAATCATCCGTCAGCTCCGGATGATAGGAGGCAGCAAGCAGATGCCCTTGTCTAGCGGTGACGATCTCGTCTTTGTAAACAGACAGCACCTCGACGTCCGGCCCGACCTCGGTGATGAGGGGCGCGCGAATGAACACGGCGCGCAGCGGAGACTCGATGCCCTTGACGGGCAGATCGGTCTCGAAGCTCTCGCGCTGGCGGCCGAACGCATTGCGTGCAACCGTCATGTCCATCAGCTGCAGATGCGGCTCTTCGTCGCCTGTCAGACGCTCCGCCAGCACGATGAGACCTGCGCAAGTGCCGAATACGGGCTTGCCGGCGGCAGCATAGTCCCGTACCGCTTCGATGAAACCGTATTTGCGCATCAACTTCCCGATCGTCGTACTCTCCCCGCCGGGAATAATAAGACCGTCGATCTCCTGCAGTTGCTCCGTGCGCTTGACCGCGACACCTTCGCCGCCGGCAAGCTCAATACTGCGGATATGCTCCGCTACCGCGCCTTGCAGCGCCAGAACTCCGATTTTCATGGATGTACGACCTTCCTTCTTGTCAGCCTTCTAAACCAATCGGGGCGGCCTCGCGGCCGGCGGTATGCCGGGGCGAGACCGCCCGAATATGTGGCTTGCCGCAGCGACTCTCGTTCGCTGATTCAAGCGATGAGCCTCCCGTAGGGGGCTGCTGCAATTAGATGCCGCGATCCTGCATGCGCTGGGAGAGCTCCAGCTTGGAGATCTCGATGCCCTTCATCGGTGTGCCAAGGTTCTTGGAGACGCGGGCGATCAGCTCGTAGTCCTCGTAGTGCGTCGTCGCCTCGACGATCGCGCGAGCGAACTTCTCGGGGCTGTCGGACTTGAAAATACCGGAGCCGACGAATACGCCGTCGGAGCCCAGGTGCATCATCAGCGCGGCGTCCGAAGGCGTCGCGATGCCGCCGGCTGCGAAGTTGACGACCGGCAGACGGCCAGTCTCATGCACGCCTAACAGCAGCTCGTAAGGGACGCCCAGCGTCTTGGCTTCATGGTACAGCTCGTCCTTCGCCAGGTTCTGAACCTTGCGGATCTGACCCGAGATGAGGCGCATATGGCGTACGGCTTCGACGATGTTGCCCGTTCCCGGCTCGCCCTTCGTACGAAGCATGGACGCGCCCTCTTGGATACGGCGCAGCGCTTCGCCCAGGTCCTTGGCGCCGCATACGAACGGCACCGTGAAGTCTGCCTTGCTGATATGGAAAACGTCGTCCGCAGGCGTCAATACTTCGCTCTCGTCGATGTAGTCGACGCCGAGAGACTCAAGC from the Cohnella hashimotonis genome contains:
- a CDS encoding extracellular solute-binding protein; the protein is MKKKPVSLTALALAATTLLAACGNDTSNNAASSSAASSAPASGSSGASASAPASGEKVKLSIWHNFSGDDLRAQAVRAQIDKFKAAHPEVELDAQAIPPDGYRQRLKTVAAAGEMPDVFFTQSGTSIQEFYDGGLIQPITPLLDKYPEWKNNFMEGALDRLSFDGQVYATPLSGSATSLFFYNKSLFDKYQVKVPTTWDELMTAIKTFNDNKITPISLGNKAAWLAQSSILSSLADRVTGTDWFLKAASQDGASFTDPEFVQALQLFKDLSQAKAFQTGANSLDNTQMEQYFVEGKAAMMIDGSWALTNMAATGTPEQLNQVEVTVLPSVPGGKGDPNAISGGSGGGMALSKTVTGAKLDAALELIYAIGGPEGMQAIVNSNSVVNYKVEPDQAVVTPLFYKAFTLFKSVKLTPVYDAYLTSAAADVINNGLQDLLLTGKPEAVAKKLQDAQAQALGK
- a CDS encoding carbohydrate ABC transporter permease, producing the protein MTNSGRLRAFIAVGLLPTLFIYAVFVLVPIVWSAYYGFFDWKGIGASKFIGFDNYAEALGDPIFWRAFKNNLIIVAASIFGQLPIALVLSLILRKSTFFQRFVRSAVFMPMVVASVVIGMIWGYIYHPQIGILNFLLEQFGLGSWIRDWLGDPSINMYAVSAPVIWANIGPYLVLFIAAIQNISSEVEDAAKIDGAVKSKWLYMIVVPMIWDTIKVAIVLCISGSLKAFDLIYIMTGGGPAQSTELLATYMYNNTFEVFRYGYGSAVSTLIILISMVLVLGSQLLMRRKQ
- a CDS encoding carbohydrate ABC transporter permease, with the translated sequence MTTDGSLAHKAGPAQNAGRPALSRPFKPKWAWLSNLVLLIYALLTLYPLLWLFLSSFKTNQEFFGKPFALPSTWHFDNYKRAWEIAGIGPAFLNSVIVTLSAIVLTLFLGTLTAYVVSRMNFRFKGLVMSLFVAGMLIPIHSTLVPLFIMMNEFGILDTYASLILPYAAFELPVAIFVVGAYLTSVPKDLEEASMIDGNGYWGTFFRVVAPLAVPAMATIFILGFLRFWNDFAFALVFINNQALKTLPLSLSVFSDGYGTDYSLTTAAMSIAVIPTIVIYLIFQEQIMKGMVAGSVKG
- a CDS encoding YitT family protein, with the protein product MTSSKKSKSKSPHAQGQAAVQAPIKKAQHSGLSLFEVAKRVIAIIVGAVLVGAALEVFLVPNSIIDGGITGISIMVAYLTHWPIGIFLFLFNLPFLIIGYKQIGKTFALSTLLGVVTLAITTQALHHVEPFTDQTLLAAIFGGIFLGVGVGIVIRFGGTTDGTEIVAILFSKRSPFSVGQMVMFINIFILGSAGLVFGWDNAMFSLIAYYIAFKVIDLTIEGFDESKSVWIISDNYRDIGDAIVSRLGRGVTYLNGEGGYSGNAKQVIFCVISRLEEAKLKLIVNELDPVAFLAVGNIHDVKGGRFRKKDIH
- a CDS encoding small acid-soluble spore protein P, with protein sequence MSKPKSQPVPEANPQPDRDERSPGHRGGQKPLSGSKKVKNRNHVSHNNPEG
- a CDS encoding transposase codes for the protein MGKRLKEETRLRIVKEALAGVKVGVLARMYDIHPETIRLWIREHRDFIPPEDIPSADEHLQEIQRLQEVEQRYDRAVKALGEKELEIEILRELLKKTTPVYPKNSK
- a CDS encoding IS3 family transposase; amino-acid sequence: MKRGEPVARVLRILELNESTYYERRKRAAQPDAERVEPVRRGRPVPGYAYNESGEKVCDEQIQEWLLLLLEGEEHVYGYKLLARCIRKQYGVKLNKKKAYRMCKALGILQKKRQRLQTHPRRLPRNHTITASNQLWQMDIKYGYALGQERFFFVLSIIDVFDRVVVGQYRGPVCEAKHAVQTLGIALQQRLQPGEALPIIRTDNGPQFVSKLFQDMCECWDMVHERIPPRTPNMNAYIESFHSILERCLFSNRTFMTLEEAYEAFDQFMDFYNNRKMHGSLKNMAPTAFAAWVKTLDDASAFYRSV
- the serS gene encoding serine--tRNA ligase, with translation MIDIKLLRADYGKVADALKKRGASEELIAAFPAIDARRRELQTESDNLKNRRNVVSQEVAKLKKSGGDADGLIAEMKEVGDRIKQIDEELRGLESESDALILAVPNIPNESVPVGASEADNVEVRRVGEPTSLGFEPKAHWEIAEGLGILDFEAAAKVTGSRFVFYKGLGARLERALINLMMDLHADQHGYEEILPPYIVNRDSLIGTGQLPKFEEDLFKLADTEYYLIPTAEVPVTNLHREEILAKDQLPRKLVAFSACFRSEAGAAGRDTRGLIRQHQFNKVELVQLVDPETSYEALESLTGEAERVLSLLGLPYRVLALCTGDMGFASAKTYDLEVWLPSMATYREISSCTNFEDFQARRAGIRFRRETGAKPEYVHTLNGSGLALGRTVAAILENYQQADGTVVVPDVLRPYMGGLEVIAPRRG
- the pdxT gene encoding pyridoxal 5'-phosphate synthase glutaminase subunit PdxT; this translates as MKIGVLALQGAVAEHIRSIELAGGEGVAVKRTEQLQEIDGLIIPGGESTTIGKLMRKYGFIEAVRDYAAAGKPVFGTCAGLIVLAERLTGDEEPHLQLMDMTVARNAFGRQRESFETDLPVKGIESPLRAVFIRAPLITEVGPDVEVLSVYKDEIVTARQGHLLAASYHPELTDDYRLHGLFIEMAREAAGQA
- the pdxS gene encoding pyridoxal 5'-phosphate synthase lyase subunit PdxS; translation: METGTSRVKRGMAEMQKGGVIMDVMNAEQAKVAEAAGATAVMALERVPSDIRAAGGVARMADPTIVEEVMKVVSIPVMAKARIGHYVEAKVLESLGVDYIDESEVLTPADDVFHISKADFTVPFVCGAKDLGEALRRIQEGASMLRTKGEPGTGNIVEAVRHMRLISGQIRKVQNLAKDELYHEAKTLGVPYELLLGVHETGRLPVVNFAAGGIATPSDAALMMHLGSDGVFVGSGIFKSDSPEKFARAIVEATTHYEDYELIARVSKNLGTPMKGIEISKLELSQRMQDRGI